In Plasmodium gaboni strain SY75 chromosome 14, whole genome shotgun sequence, one genomic interval encodes:
- a CDS encoding hypothetical protein (conserved Plasmodium protein, unknown function): MKPFIKKGNNLSRKEIRKLARKQIKKNKLLYSKKKKKNPFLKKEKKQVTFSNNDQIIINRNYESNTNEFLSDTDTNLINKNKFVNNSKKKKNKIKLNNNSNSSFNYFNNKRNYLEEQERDDYLLSYLSKKLKIKNDDGSNKKNEEKLIKELEKDGFDTSLLKLADVIFNESQNYLKKKKIQKGNDDEKEDYNEDDEYNDDDEYNDDDKYNDDDKYNDDDEYNDDDEYNDDYEYNDDDADNQFNPCQDNEKEQPHNILQNNNIDNVIDKKVLKKKKKKKLDKPSSDRNLNNDKSIVKKKKKKEKKVSFNYENDIKKMEKFLMSSLNKTSEFNIKSIIDDICKYFHDIDNVELKLYYNNILIKHVSTYFKNVNTTDIHICMCVVIICVLNNLLCQNILYDFLKDLTAIFKYYYEDNVNLMRMIERENEMNNKIETHSTCNVNDMYPLNMKNENDMLSNSQGENYKISEKEHEKYQNFKILFRNLLKCFSLFYAFGYIEFDFIIDIINILCEHMSINNVDNIIIVLKICGMKLKEEDDNIHLKHISEYLKKQIEQYIECNNILLEKSKLRFLIKDIEDLENGKMKFHFLNKFEFLFSVLKEYENKYVYKKGMISFSFIKVFNTISIQDMNEEKKRGGKKKEKNKHKKKNICNNLHTNLSNNQINDIENKSKINKLNYLIDQEQFNETHFNKLLKKYKIQGILPKRIFLIIKYSLDVDECVHNLLTVLKKKKNIPHVIQTIIQIILYNKNYKESYAKLLCNLSHVNNRIYIFSLKTIFINYIKNISNMDIKNVLFLSKLFTYLLKEKLINFLIFKHIKIEEIKNQEKTNDDIDQKADTNSNIFFFLKTIFILISLDDQKEDKLKNKKVWTNILHILYNQKLSTSLIYSFKNIIKKYIFDEVKNIQKVYPNFNMKYIDHFFKFLEKIKIIQ; this comes from the exons atgaaaccatttataaaaaagg GTAATAATTTAAGCCGAAAGGAAATTAGAAAATTGGCTAGAAAACagataaagaaaaacaaaCTTTTGTATTccaagaaaaaaaaaaaaaatccatttttgaaaaaagaaaaaaaacaagTTACCTTCTCAAATAATGAtcaaattataattaatagGAACTATGAATCTAATACAAACGAATTCTTATCTGATACAGATACAAATTTgataaacaaaaataaatttgtaaataattcaaaaaaaaagaaaaataaaataaaactaAACAATAATTCGAATTCATcatttaattattttaataataaaagaaattatttaGAAGAACAAGAAAGAGACGATTACTTATTGTCGtatttatcaaaaaaattaaaaattaaaaatgacgatggaagtaataaaaaaaatgaagaaaaacttataaaagaattagAAAAGGACGGATTTGATACAAGCTTGTTAAAGTTGGCTGATGTAATATTTAATGAATCtcaaaattatttaaaaaaaaaaaaaattcaaaaaggtaacgatgatgaaaaagaagattataatgaagatgatgaatataatgatgatgatgaatataatgatgatgataaatataatgatgatgataaatataatgatgatgatgaatataatgatgatgatgaatataatgacgactatgaatataatgatgatgatgcAGATAATCAATTTAATCCTTGTCAAGATAATGAAAAGGAACAACCCCacaatatattacaaaataataatatagataacGTTATAGATAAGAaagttttaaaaaaaaaaaaaaaaaaaaaattagacAAACCTTCTTCAGATCGTAATctaaataatgataaatcCATTgttaagaaaaaaaaaaaaaaagaaaaaaaagtttcatttaattatgaaaatgatataaagaaaatggAAAAGTTTCTAATGAGttctttaaataaaacatctgaatttaatataaaaagtattattgatgatatatgtaaatattttcatgatatagataatgtagaattaaaattatattataataatattttaataaaacatGTATCAACATATTTTAAGAATGTTAATACAACagatatacatatatgtatgtgtgttgttattatatgtgtgctaaataatttattatgtcaaaacatattatatgaCTTTTTAAAAGATTTGACAGctatatttaaatattattatgaagATAACGTAAATTTAATGAGGATGATAGAAAGAGAAAATGAAATGaacaataaaatagaaACACATTCCACATGTAATGTAAATGATATGTATCCtttaaatatgaagaatgaaaatgatatgTTATCAAATTCACAAGgagaaaattataaaataagCGAAAAAGAACATGAAAAATATCAAAActttaaaattttattcagaaatttattaaaatgttttaGTTTATTTTATGCTTTTGGTTATATCGAATTTGATTTCATAATAGACattatcaatatattatgtgaACATATGagtataaataatgtagataatataattattgttttaaaaatatgtggaatgaaattaaaggaagaagatgataatatacatttaaaGCATATATCagaatatttaaaaaaacaaattgaacaatatattgaatgtaataatattcttcTTGAAAAAAGTAAACTTAGATTTTTAATTAAAGATATTGAAGATTTAGAAAATGGAAAAATGaaatttcattttttaaataaattcgaatttttatttagtgtcttaaaagaatatgaaaataaatatgtatataaaaaaggtATGATATCATTTTCGTTTATAAAAGTTTTTAATACTATATCAATACAAGATATgaatgaagaaaaaaaaagaggaggcaaaaaaaaagaaaaaaataaacataaaaagaaaaatatatgtaacaATTTACATACAaatttatcaaataatcaaattaatgatatagaaaataaatcaaaaatTAACAAATTAAATTACTTAATAGATCAAGAACAATTTAATGAAAcacattttaataaattacttaaaaaatataaaattcaAGGGATATTACcaaaaagaatatttttaattattaaatatagTTTAGATGTAGATGAATGTGTCCATAATTTATTAACAgtattaaagaaaaagaaaaatattccACATGTTATTCAAACtattatacaaataattttatataataaaaattataaagaatCTTATGCCAAACTTTTATGTAATCTATCTCATGTAAATAATagaatttatatattcagTTTAAAaactatttttattaattatataaaaaatatatctaatatggatattaaaaatgttcTCTTTTTGAGTAAATTGTTTACTTActtattaaaagaaaagtTAATAAACTTTCTAATTTTTAAACATATCAAAAttgaagaaataaaaaatcaagaaaaaacaaatgatGATATAGATCAAAAAGCAGATACAAATtctaatatattcttttttttaaaaaccatttttattttaatatcaCTTGATGATCAAAAGGAAGATAagttaaaaaataaaaaggtATGGACTAATATTTTAcacattttatataatcaaaaATTAAGTACATCCTtaatttattcttttaaaaatataattaaaaagtatatatttgatgaagtaaaaaatatacagAAAGTTTATCCaaattttaatatgaaatatattgatcatttttttaaatttttagaaaaaataaaaataatacaataa
- a CDS encoding plastid replication-repair enzyme — protein sequence MLLYKFYFLYFLLVHLSLCIRYRNRNKTDSYLKTNYKLLKKRKKYENRKNKFANNRKGNNNKIYDGIYNNNNNIYNDTHKNRIFFRNEKKNEHVFKTNKYSIYEKRNKIQLNSATSTFVSKYYKININDVYNYLHRKKYEFIETDIKITLKYCPFCPPHKYKYDNMYKHEIFKNTGNSYCHRCGYKGSFYDFKLKMGDLVTSNFESNLVHNNNVYEEEEKITLNDVKVYNMNLLYSKEAENARNYLINVRKLSIDTLKKFLIGFSVMEFQSFENSGKFEKHECIIFPFIKKVDELNTIEMNTNNNHINTINNINNINNNNNIKDNYEVVRIKIRSLKDKGYMRLYPKNVRDEMKLFFFGDHLVKNSEEIVLTEGEIDAMTISQETKYPAISLPNGSKSLPIYLLPYLERFKKIHLWLDFDKAGKSSVFNFVNKIGLGRTNVITDANVHYLNPDVFKRRQKSRLTKKSLLLTSLASNAMEIIQKDKEQAMNNIYETNNNDNMDNTTLNNNLKSISNEKNEEKDNITNNENKSDNNNNNNNLKQGIEKKQVENQISAIEDNNKKNNIIENHNNDMSQKIEGEKSNQDNISYFIDNNIMYIPNNIIIKDANDCLKHNIDIRFFIETSEKVKHSQILNFNDLRQRILEELKYPDRINGVKSKTIPSLNKYLYGLRMGELSIWTGSTGVGKTTLLSQLSLDYCIQGVSTLWGSFEINNVKLGKVMLNQFCGKNLEKNIDLFDIYADKFELLPLKFLKFHGSTNIDQVIDAMDYAVYAYDVKHIIIDNLQFMLNINKFSDIYELQNIAIDKFRSFSTNKNVHITLVVHPRKEDNNLLSISSVFGSVKSTQEADNVFIIQRHVSKTNETVFFIDIKKNRFKGSLGKIPYLYNKENMTIKEISINNFNENIVSNTYLPSNKFSSSPLQPNIIKNNTSNNNNFIQNDNLNFTLCDEYDYMKQLADEYESKHAFKKGYKSKLDPSLRVKDADMIKTEIIDNNNKNVTLYVDSSENIKTISTDDKPNNIKRDVNEIKTSKNNEHIKINTLKIDGNKSLGCTQNLNYKNVKNDNNNNNNNMSNQGMENNNIDDKSSRGNNKNINSNSNEKNNNNNKSNSNSSSSSSSSNNYNNNEGIKNILNSSSQNNPPFKDTIPSYTLTNEGLIKLCEELRDEEAEKLKNRVVVLSMRNCIIDNNSSIKDIRTFIKTNKLNIKTAGKNLKKMDIFISILQNIPKEYITIKSGEKYGPNKGQTNDKSKNKLKDTHNSSNMMEYNKVGSNMYDGQNTSCINTNNIYTEKQNNNINKDPQILLSNDRNGSNYDGCNNINYEMDKNGNEGNVNDYLNRNYENNVDNHNNDEITKKYIKDNIINVDDNIIKKKEVFKLKNENNEMTDYTFEYFESKKKFDDDIESRFFIINDNNYNENINLIYKDIKYCGLDIETTGLEVFDENIRLIQIAVENYPVIIYDMFNINKKYILDGLRKVLENKNIIKIIQNGKFDAKFLLHNNFKIENIFDTYIASKLLDKNKNMYGFKLNNIVEKYLNVILDKQQQNSVWNNSLLNNNQLFYAARDSSCLLKLYKKLKEEIRKENLHIVNDIENKCILPICDMELNGIKVDLENLQKSTNEILNELNIEKDNLKKKLKDEEINVNSQQQVLKALQKNNVRDISNKLIENTSDANLKNFLNHEEIISLRNYRRLYKLYSAFYLKLPLHINTKTNKIHTTFNQLKTFSGRFSSEKPNLQQIPRQKNIREIFIPNDNNIFIIADFKQIELKIAAEITNDEIMLKAYNNNIDLHTLTASIITKKSISDINKDDRHIAKAINFGLIYGMNYVNLKNYANTYYGLNMTLDQCLYFYNSFFEHYKGIYKWHNQVKQKRALQYSTLSNRKVIFPYFSFTKALNYPVQGTCADILKLALVDLYDNLKNINGKIILCVHDEIIIEVDKKFQEEALKILVQSMENSASYFLKKVKCEVSVKIAENWGSKD from the coding sequence atgcttttatataagttttattttttatactttttaCTCGTACATTTGTCGTTATGCATACGTTATAGAAATCGAAATAAAACTGATTCttatttaaaaacaaattataaattattaaaaaagaggaaaaaatatgaaaaccgtaaaaataaatttgCAAACAACAGAAAGggaaataataacaaaatatatgatggtatatataataataataataatatatataatgatacacataaaaacagaatattttttagGAATGAGAAAAAGAATGAACATGTTTTCAAGACCAATAAATACTCCATTTATGAAAAACGAAATAAGATCCAATTAAATAGTGCTACTAGCACTTTTGTTTccaaatattataaaataaatatcaatgatgtttataattatttacatagaaaaaaatatgaatttatAGAAACAGATATTAAGATAACGTTAAAGTATTGTCCATTTTGTCCTccacataaatataaatatgataatatgtataaacatgaaatatttaaaaacaCAGGAAATAGTTATTGTCATAGATGTGGATATAAAGGAAGCTTCTATGATTTCAAATTGAAAATGGGAGATCTAGTAACTAGTAATTTTGAAAGTAACTTAgtacataataataatgtttatgaagaagaagaaaaaataacatTAAATGATGTAAAGgtttataatatgaatttattatattcaaaaGAAGCTGAAAACGCAAGGAATTATTTAATCAATGTAAGAAAATTAAGCATTGAtactttaaaaaaatttttaatagGTTTTTCGGTTATGGAATTTCAATCTTTTGAAAATTCTGGTAAATTTGAAAAACACgaatgtattatatttccatttataaaaaaagtagATGAACTAAATACAATAGAAATGAACACAAACAACAACCACATCAACACCATCAACAATATCAACAATAtcaacaataataataatataaaagataattatgaagttgtaagaataaaaataagaagTTTAAAAGATAAAGGTTATATGAGATTATATCCTAAAAATGTTAGAGATGaaatgaaattatttttttttggtgATCATTTAGTTAAAAATTCAGAAGAAATAGTTTTGACAGAAGGAGAAATTGATGCTATGACAATAAGTCAAGAAACAAAATATCCAGCTATATCTTTACCAAATGGATCAAAATCATTAcctatatatttattaccATATTTAGaaagatttaaaaaaatacatttatgGCTTGATTTTGATAAAGCTGGAAAATCGAGTGTCTTCAATTTCGTTAATAAAATTGGATTAGGAAGAACCAATGTAATTACTGACGCCAATGTCCATTATTTAAATCCAGATGTTTTTAAGAGGAGACAAAAATCTAGATTAACTAAAAAGAGTCTTCTCCTTACATCGTTGGCTTCTAATGCTATGGAAATAATTCAAAAAGATAAAGAACAAGcaatgaataatatatatgagaCTAACAATAATGACAATATGGATAATACTACActgaataataatttaaaaagtataagtaatgaaaaaaatgaggaaaaagataatataacaaataatgaaaataaaagtgataataataataataataataatttgaaacaaggaattgaaaaaaaacaaGTAGAAAATCAAATAAGTGCAAttgaagataataataaaaaaaataatataatagaaaatcataataatgatatgtCACAAAAAATAGAAGGAGAAAAATCTAATCAagataatatttcatattttattgataataatattatgtatataccaaataatataattataaaagatGCGAATGATTGTTTGAAAcataatattgatataaGATTTTTTATAGAAACTAGTGAAAAGGTAAAGCATAGtcaaatattaaatttcAATGATTTAAGGCAACGTATATTAgaagaattaaaatatCCTGATCGAATTAATGGTGTTAAAAGTAAAACGATTCCAtctttaaataaatatttatatggATTAAGAATGGGGGAATTATCTATATGGACAGGTTCCACAGGAGTAGGAAAAACAACATTATTGTCTCAACTTTCATTAGATTATTGTATCCAAGGAGTATCAACTTTATGGGGATCAtttgaaataaataatgtaaaaTTAGGAAAGGTCATGTTAAATCAATTTTGTGGTAAAAACcttgaaaaaaatatagatctatttgatatatatgCTGATAAATTTGAACTCTTACCtcttaaatttttaaaatttcaTGGTAGCACAAATATTGATCAGGTTATAGATGCTATGGATTATGCTGTATATGCATATGATgtaaaacatataattattgaTAATTTACAATTTAtgttaaatataaataaattttctgatatatatgaattacAAAATATTGCTATAGATAAATTTAGATCCTTTAGTACTAACAAAAATGTTCATATAACTTTAGTTGTTCATCCAAGGAAAGAAGATAACAATTTATTATCTATTTCATCAGTTTTTGGTAGTGTAAAATCAACTCAAGAAGCAGATAATGTGTTTATTATTCAAAGACATGTATCAAAAACAAATGAAactgttttttttatagatattaaaaaaaatagattTAAAGGAAGTTTAGGAAAAATACCTTacttatataataaagaaaatatgactataaaagaaatatcaataaataattttaatgaaaatattgTTTCAAATACTTATTTACCATCAAATAAATTTTCTTCATCACCGTTACAACCTAATatcattaaaaataatacttctaataataataattttattcaaaatgataatttaaatttcACCTTGTGTGATGAATATGATTATATGAAACAGCTAGCTGATGAATATGAATCAAAACATGCTTTTAAAAAAGGTTATAAATCTAAATTAGATCCCAGTTTAAGGGTAAAGGATGCAGACATGATAAAAACAGAAATAATtgataataacaataaaaatgttaCTCTCTATGTGGATAGTTcagaaaatataaaaaccATATCGACTGATGATAAACctaataatattaaaagagatgtaaatgaaataaaaacCAGTAAGAACAATgaacatattaaaattaatacatTGAAAATTGATGGAAATAAATCATTAGGTTGTACTCAAAACTTAAATTACAAAAATGTcaaaaatgataataataataataataataatatgagTAATCAAGGAatggaaaataataatatagatgaTAAATCATCAAGAggaaataataagaatataaatagcaattcaaatgaaaaaaataataataataataaaagtaatagtaatagtaGTAGCAGCAGTAGCAGTagtaataattataataataacgaggggattaaaaatatattaaacaGTTCATCACAAAATAACCCTCCTTTTAAAGATACAATTCCTTCATATACACTAACTAATGAAGgattaataaaattatgtGAAGAATTAAGAGACGAAGAAGCAGAAAAACTCAAAAATCGAGTTGTCGTACTTTCGATGAGAAATTGTATAattgataataattcttctataaaagatataagaacatttataaaaacaaataaattaaatataaaaactGCAGGcaaaaatttaaaaaaaatggatatatttattagtattttacaaaatataccaaaggaatatattacaattaAAAGTGGAGAGAAATATGGACCAAATAAAGGACAAACAAATGACAAATCAAAAAACAAACTAAAGGATACACATAATAGTAGTAATATGATGGAATATAATAAAGTTGGATCTAACATGTATGATGGACAAAATACATCATGTATTAATActaacaatatatatactgaaaaacaaaacaatAATATCAATAAGGACCCTCagatattattatcaaatgATAGAAATGGTTCAAATTATGATGgttgtaataatattaattatgaAATGGATAAAAATGGAAACGAAGGAAATGTAAatgattatttaaatagaaattatgaaaataatgtagataatcataataatgatgaaattacaaagaaatatataaaggataatatcataaatgtagatgataatataattaaaaaaaaagaagtattcaaattaaaaaatgaaaataatgaaatgACAGATTACACATTTGAATATTTTGAATCTAAGAAAAAATTTGACGATGATATAGAATCTagattttttattataaatgataataattataatgaaaatataaatttgatatataaagatataaaatattgtGGATTAGATATTGAAACAACAGGTCTAGAAGTGTTCgatgaaaatataagaTTAATTCAAATAGCTGTAGAAAATTATCCAGTAATAATTTATGATATGtttaatataaacaaaaaatatatattagatgGATTAAGAAAAGtattagaaaataaaaatataataaaaataatacaaaatgGAAAATTTGATGCAAAATTTTTGcttcataataatttcaaaatagagaatatttttgataCATATATAGCTAGTAAATTAttagataaaaataagaatatgtatggttttaaattaaataatatagttgagaaatatttaaatgtaaTATTAGACAAACAACAACAAAATAGTGTATGGAATAATTCCTTgttaaataataatcaatTATTTTACGCTGCTCGTGATTCAAGTtgtttattaaaattatataaaaaattaaaagaagaaataagaaaagaaaatttgCATATAGTGAATgatattgaaaataaatgtatCCTACCTATATGTGATATGGAATTAAATGGTATTAAAGTTGATTTAGaaaatttacaaaaaaGTACAAATGAGatattaaatgaattaaatattgagaaagataatttaaaaaaaaaattaaaagatgaagaaataaatgtaaattCTCAACAACAAGTATTGAAAGCTTTgcaaaaaaataatgttcGTGATATTTCTAATAAATTAATAGAAAATACATCAGATGCcaatttaaaaaatttcttAAATCATGAAGAAATTATAAGTCTACGTAATTATAGaagattatataaattatattcagcattttatttaaaattacctttacatattaataccaaaacaaataaaatacatacTACCTTTAATCAATTAAAAACATTCTCAGGAAGATTTAGTAGTGAAAAACCAAATTTACAGCAGATACCTagacaaaaaaatataagagAAATATTCATAccaaatgataataatatctttattatagCTGACTTTAAACAGATCGAGCTTAAAATTGCAGCTGAAATTACAAATGATGAAATTATGCTTAAAgcatataataataatatagattTACATACATTAACAGCTAGTATTATAActaaaaaaagtatatctgatattaataaagaCGATAGACATATAGCAAAAGCTATTAATTTTGGTCTTATATATGGTATGAATTATGTTAacttaaaaaattatgCAAATACATATTATGGTTTAAATATGACTTTAGATCAATgtctttatttttataattccTTTTTTGAACATTACAAGGGAATCTATAAATGGCACAATCAAgtaaaacaaaaaagaGCTTTACAATATTCTACACTTTCAAATAGAAAAGTTATATTCCCATACTTTTCTTTTACTAAAGCTCTTAATTATCCTGTACAAGGTACATGTGCagatattttaaaattagCTCTAGTAGATTTATATGACAACTTAAAGAATATTAATGGAAAAATTATCTTATGTGTGCATGATGAAATTATAATCGAAGTGGATAAAAAATTTCAAGAAGAAGCTCTTAAAATTTTAGTACAATCTATGGAAAATTCAGCCTCCTACTTTTTGAAAAAAGTTAAATGTGAAGTCTCTGTAAAAATAGCTGAAAATTGGGGATCAAAGGATTAA
- a CDS encoding hypothetical protein (conserved Plasmodium protein, unknown function) has protein sequence MDIFSLASNLQQIAIGGVNYVNNKLLKKSLNYEINYITYIVIGENEKTPYDMNMFFLPFELNTKLTFKEFKKYFPFKGNIIFRFKVALCDMINSINEGIINNSPLLLRDKNTDHNIPHNNNNYNIISDENEIKNILKQDNLNYVWLDITNDEAFIPTFNGLVIVKVLFVNHENYKEYNNIYFKNYNYSHKTYDINESHFCSYIPLKYENKIKKNNSTDDNIYNDDILIHNQQNHCETIKRSYDHDNLVNFSYTNSSDEFERLNSDKNSNLQQNDIPKNMNYYQNDMYTTYNKYPSNEPINVNSNNNNNNNNNNNNNNNLYDEQNTKQEHNEKEHNYQNKYNNSNIYNYHDSHDVSERRSNSDNLNTSHDENKIINNAQSNYIPSTYISSLKCNDMDINNKYMSTKGTNHNSRSNLLTSQTKNMQNDYNNKTQIFKENENITNKINNRLQELKEYRDQEQAKFKEKVVINDEIKKQINKWCKNSDNTYKDIKVLLTTLNEVLWKNAQWKNVYMADLISNPKMVKIAYKNAILLCHPDKNRNTTVEQELRAEMIFQALNNSYKDKRNL, from the exons ATGGATATATTTTCTCTTGCTTCTAATTTACAACAAATTGCTATAGGAGGAGTTAATTACGTAAACAATAAACTACTTAAGAAGTCTTtaaattatgaaataaattatattacttatattgttataggagaaaatgaaaagacACCTTATGATATgaatatgttttttttgCCATTCGAATTAAATACAAAATTAACATTTaaagaatttaaaaaatattttccttttaaaggaaatattatatttagATTTAAAGTTGCATTATGTGATATGATTAATTCAATAAATGAAGggataataaataatagtCCATTATTATTAAGAGATAAAAATACTGACCATAATATCCctcataataataataattataatattatatcggatgaaaatgaaataaaaaatatattaaaacaagataatttaaattacGTTTGGCTAGATATAACTAACGATGAAGCTTTTATTCCAACTTTCAACGGATTAGTAATAGTAAAGGTTTTATTTGTTAATcatgaaaattataaagagtataataatatatattttaaaaattataattattcacATAAGACATACGATATAAATGAATCACATTTTTGTTCTTATATCCCTCTCAAATAtgaaaacaaaataaaaaagaataatagtacagatgataatatttataatgatgatatattaatacataatCAACAAAATCATTGTGAAACTATTAAAAGGTCATATGATCATGATAATTTAGTAAATTTTAGTTATACAAATAGTTCTGATGAATTCGAGAGACTAAACAGTGATAAAAATTCAAATCTGCAACAAAATGATATACctaaaaatatgaattattatcaaaatgatatgtatacaacatataataaatatcCATCAAATGAACctataaatgtaaatagtaataacaacaacaacaacaataataataataataataataacaatttATACGACGAACAAAATACAAAACAAGAGcataatgaaaaagaacataattatcaaaataaatataataattcaaatatatataattatcatgATAGTCATGATGTTTCAGAAAGAAGAAGTAATAGTGATAATCTAAATACATCAcatgatgaaaataaaataataaataatgcACAAAGTAATTATATACCATCTACATATATCTCATCTTTAAAATGTAATGATATGGatataaacaataaatatatgtcGACAAAAGGAACAAACCATAATTCAAGGTCTAATTTGTTAACAAGCCAAACAAAGAATATGcaaaatgattataataataaaacacaaatatttaaagaaaacgaaaatataacaaataaaattaataacAGATTACaagaattaaaagaatatagAGATCAAGAACAAGCCaaatttaaagaaaaagtagtcataaatgatgaaatcaagaaacaaataaataagtGGTGTAAAAATTCAgataatacatataaagatattaaaGTATTATTAACGACATTAAATGAAGTATTATGGAAAAATGCTCAATGgaaaaatgtatatatggCTGATTTAATATCAAATCCAAAAATGGTTAAAATTGCTTATAAAAATgcaatattattatgtcACCCTGATAAAAACAGAAATACAACCGTCGAGCAAGAG ttaAGAGCAGAAATGATTTTCCAAGCCTTAAATAACTCTTATAAGgataaaagaaatttataa